In the genome of Streptomyces sp. NBC_00190, one region contains:
- a CDS encoding L,D-transpeptidase: protein MAGTALLTAALTACSGGGGDQAGKDGKAELKPKTDMAVSVNLAGDQVKAGEPVTVTVAEGKLAQVKVTDAKGAELPGKIADDGRTWTSERNAPPGAEYKVEAQNTQSQSATTQFKTGAADKVNKVSINITKGSTVGVAMPVSLVFDNPVTNKAAVEKQLKVTSSDNTEGSWGWIKDHDGKDRVDWRPKDYWKSGTDVKVEMNLNGVDSGKGGGLFARDYNTEFKIGKDRRIQVSLDTKKMSVTQDGQALRTIPISAGTPGGKKASWSGKMVIMTKEGTIRMDSQTVGLDNAYDKMVDYSMRLTWSGMYAHAAPWNTGNFGRANSSSGCVGMSDADAKEFFEQSQVGDSFEVVGDGSKGQAEIGNGYGEWNLSWDAWKAKSALNGAPQNG from the coding sequence ATGGCGGGCACCGCACTTCTGACCGCCGCACTGACAGCCTGCTCGGGCGGGGGCGGTGACCAGGCCGGCAAGGACGGCAAGGCCGAGCTGAAGCCGAAGACGGACATGGCGGTCTCGGTGAATCTCGCGGGCGATCAGGTGAAGGCGGGCGAGCCGGTGACGGTGACCGTCGCCGAGGGCAAGCTGGCCCAGGTCAAGGTGACCGACGCCAAGGGCGCGGAGCTGCCGGGGAAGATAGCCGACGACGGCAGGACCTGGACCTCGGAGCGCAACGCCCCGCCCGGGGCGGAGTACAAGGTCGAGGCGCAGAACACCCAGAGCCAGAGCGCCACCACGCAGTTCAAGACCGGCGCCGCCGACAAGGTGAACAAGGTCTCGATCAACATCACCAAGGGCAGCACGGTGGGCGTGGCGATGCCCGTGTCGCTCGTCTTCGACAACCCGGTGACGAACAAGGCCGCGGTGGAGAAGCAGCTCAAGGTCACCAGCTCGGACAACACCGAGGGTTCCTGGGGCTGGATCAAGGACCACGACGGCAAGGACCGTGTCGACTGGCGGCCCAAGGACTACTGGAAGTCCGGCACGGACGTGAAGGTCGAGATGAACCTGAACGGCGTGGACTCCGGCAAGGGCGGCGGTCTTTTCGCCCGGGACTACAACACCGAGTTCAAGATCGGCAAGGACCGCCGGATCCAGGTCAGCCTCGACACCAAGAAGATGTCGGTGACCCAGGACGGCCAGGCCCTGAGGACGATCCCGATCTCGGCCGGCACTCCGGGCGGCAAGAAGGCCTCCTGGTCCGGAAAGATGGTGATCATGACCAAGGAGGGCACCATCCGGATGGACTCCCAGACGGTGGGCCTGGACAACGCCTACGACAAGATGGTCGATTACTCGATGCGGCTCACATGGTCCGGCATGTACGCGCACGCCGCCCCGTGGAACACCGGCAACTTCGGCCGGGCCAACAGCAGTTCCGGCTGCGTGGGGATGAGCGACGCCGACGCCAAGGAGTTCTTCGAGCAGTCCCAGGTCGGCGACTCCTTCGAGGTGGTCGGTGACGGCTCGAAGGGCCAGGCGGAGATCGGCAACGGCTACGGCGAGTGGAACCTGTCCTGGGACGCGTGGAAGGCCAAGAGCGCCCTGAACGGCGCCCCGCAGAACGGCTGA
- a CDS encoding lipid II:glycine glycyltransferase FemX, with protein MRPLSLPEYQGFLSRHRQASFLQYPSWAQVKDLWRSERVGWHYPDGEIAGVGLVLYRQFPGTRKYFAYLPEGPVADWSDPHIDRWLTPLTRHLRAAGAFAVRIGPTPAYRRWDAATAKSAAGPGRQISDVLATEVDPIGAALADRLRTRGWKRCGGEDDGDAQPRHVFRVPLAGRTLDDLWSGLNQEWRRNVRKATKAGVETVVGTTADLPEFYRLLRITEERDGFRLGRSLSYYEQQYEALNAEEPGRMRLYLGIHQGEILAAHTMIVAGNRVWYQTGASADHRRDVRPSNALQWRMICDAHALGADEYDMRGVPSTLDPDERSFGLLRWKLGTGGQVVETLGEWETPMDGYTNMALYKAFQAYLARR; from the coding sequence ATGCGCCCTCTGTCCCTACCGGAATACCAGGGCTTCCTTTCGAGGCACCGGCAGGCGAGTTTCCTCCAGTACCCCTCCTGGGCCCAGGTGAAGGACCTTTGGCGCTCCGAAAGGGTCGGATGGCACTACCCCGACGGTGAGATAGCGGGCGTGGGACTCGTCCTCTACCGCCAATTCCCCGGCACCCGCAAATACTTCGCCTACCTCCCCGAGGGTCCCGTCGCCGACTGGTCCGATCCGCACATCGACCGCTGGCTGACCCCGCTGACGCGCCACCTGAGGGCGGCCGGCGCCTTCGCGGTCCGGATCGGCCCCACCCCCGCCTACCGGCGCTGGGACGCGGCCACCGCCAAGTCCGCCGCCGGGCCCGGCCGGCAGATTTCTGACGTCCTGGCCACCGAGGTGGACCCGATCGGTGCCGCCCTCGCCGACCGGCTGCGCACTCGCGGCTGGAAGCGCTGCGGCGGCGAGGACGACGGCGACGCCCAGCCCCGCCACGTCTTCCGGGTGCCGCTGGCGGGCCGCACCCTCGACGACCTGTGGTCGGGCCTGAACCAGGAGTGGCGGCGCAATGTGCGCAAGGCCACGAAGGCGGGTGTGGAGACGGTCGTCGGCACCACCGCCGACCTGCCCGAGTTCTACCGGCTGCTGCGCATCACCGAGGAGCGCGACGGCTTCCGGCTGGGCCGCTCCCTGTCGTACTACGAGCAGCAGTACGAGGCCCTCAACGCCGAGGAGCCCGGCCGGATGCGGCTCTACCTGGGCATCCACCAGGGCGAGATCCTCGCCGCCCACACGATGATCGTCGCCGGGAACCGGGTCTGGTACCAGACCGGTGCCTCCGCCGACCACCGCCGCGACGTCCGGCCCAGCAACGCCCTGCAGTGGCGCATGATCTGCGACGCCCATGCCCTCGGTGCCGACGAGTACGACATGCGCGGGGTACCCTCCACCCTCGACCCCGACGAACGTTCCTTCGGGCTGCTGCGCTGGAAGCTCGGCACCGGCGGACAGGTCGTCGAGACGCTCGGCGAGTGGGAGACCCCGATGGACGGATACACCAACATGGCGCTCTACAAGGCGTTCCAGGCCTACCTCGCCCGCCGGTGA